From the genome of Mucilaginibacter paludis DSM 18603:
AATTCAACTACGGCGCATTGCATGCCCAGGCAGATACCAAAAAACGGAATGTTATTTTCGCGAACGTAGCGTATAGCCTCAATTTTGCCTTCAATACCACGTTGGCCAAAACCCGGGGCAACTAATACGCCATGCAGGCCCTTTAGTTTTTCTACCGCGTTTTCGGGTGTCAGTTGTTCGGAGTGGATGCATTCAACACGTACCTTGCACTCATTTTGGGCACCTGCGTGTATAAATGATTCGGTGATGGATTTATAAGCATCGGGCAGTTCAACATATTTACCTACCAGGCCGATGCGGATTTCGGCAGTTGGGTTTTTTAATTTTCCTAAAAATATTTTCCAGCGTTCCAAGTCCGGATCTTGTTTGCTTGGCAGTTTCAGTTTGCTTAATACGGTTTTATCTAATTGCTCTTTAAGCATCAGCAAAGGCACATCATATATGGTTGAAGCATCAATGGATTCAATAACCGCGTTGATATTAACATTACAGAACAAGGCCAACTTTTTGCGGATATCCATATTGATGTGATGCTCGGTACGGCATACCAATATATCCGGCTGAATGCCGTATTCTAACAACATTTTAACGGAGTGTTGGGTTGGCTTGGTTTTAAGCTCGCCTGCTGCCGCTAAAAACGGAACCAGGGTTAAGTGGATCACTAATGAATCGTGCTGGCCTTTTTCCCACCTGAACTGGCGTACAGCTTCAATAAATGGCAACGATTCGATATCACCCACGGTACCGCCAATTTCGGTAATTACGATGTCGTAATCGCCGGTTTCGCCTAAAATGCGGATGTTGCGTTTAATTTCGTCAGTGATATGCGGCACTACCTGCACGGTTTTTCCTAAAAAGGCACCCTCGCGCTCGCGGTTAATTACATTTTGATAAATACGGCCGGTGGTGATGTTGTTAGCCTTGGAGGTAGGCGTATTTAAAAAACGTTCGTAATGGCCAAGGTCAAGATCGGTTTCGGCGCCATCTTCGGTAACGTAGCATTCACCATGCTCGTAAGGGTTTAATGTTCCGGGATCAATGTTGATGTAAGGGTCGAATTTTTGGATGGTTACCCGGTAGCCACGGGCCTGCAGTAGCTTAGCTAATGATGCAGAAATAATACCTTTTCCTAACGACGAGGTAACGCCGCCCGTAACAAAAATATATTTAGTCATATGTTTTTTGGATTTTAATCCCGGATATTATCGGAACTAAATGTTTGTGTACGGGATGCAAAGGTAAGAATTTATTTGGATTTTGACCGATTTGTGGAGAAAATGACAAGGTATAGATTAGCCTGATAATTAGCTATTTGGGATTTATCAGGTCAAATAAATACAACCTTAGACCGTTTGGCCAAACAAAAACATTAATTTATTGTACTTGCATCGCGCTGCTGTTGCACTACTATGCACAGCATGATGATGCCGACTAATCATATTTTAATTAAGGGGATGGATTTTCAATCACAAATTCCTGATTTAGACATAGCAAAAAGTTAGGGCAATTTGATTTCCTTTAATATCTTTTCCAAATCTTCCGGCGTATCAATGGCATAAGTTTCTAAATCGGTTTCGGCAACTTTAATACGGTATCCATTTTCTATCCAGCGGAGTTGCTCCAGACTTTCGGCTTTTTCAAGCGAAGATACAGGCAATAAGGTAACCTGCTGCAAAATGTCGCTTTTGTAGCCGTAAATACCAATATGCTTGTAATAGGTATAATAGTATAGCCATTGTTGTGGCTCGCGACCACGAACATGCGGCAGGGGTGATCGGGAAAAATAGATGGCTTCCCACTGTTTATTTAAAATCACCTTAGGCGAACTAAAGTTGTAAAGCTCTTCGGTAGTTAGCACTTTTTTTACCAGGGTGGCTAATTGCGTTCCTGTTTCAGTAAAACATCCGGCTACTTTATCAATCTGTTGCGGGTCAATAAAAGGCTCGTCGCCTTGTATATTGATGATCACTTCGTATTCGGGATGTTGCTTCGCTACTTCGGCACATCTGTCGGTACCGCTTTGGTGGGTATCGGATGTCATTACGGCTACACCTCCAAATTTCTGAACGTGACTAAAAATCCGCTCATCATCAGTAGCAACAATAACTTCGCTTAGGGTAGCGCATTTTTTTGCCTGCTCGTAAACACGCTGTATCATGGTTTTACCACCGATATCAACAAGTGGTTTGCCCGGGAAACGGGTAGAAGCGTAACGGGCAGGAATTATACCGAGGATTTTCATTTACAATTGCGAATTATGGTTTACTGGTTACCAATAGGTTTTGACTATCTTAAATTCAGACTTTTTGTATTATTTACTTATAATGAGGTCGTGTTACGTTATGAATAGCCAATACAAAAACAAGTGTCATTGCGATCGCGAACTATACAGAGCGTGCATGCCTCTGTGCGATTGCTTCGTTGCCGCACGTCCTTCGACGGGCTTATAATGAATCTTCTTAAGTTATTGATTATCAATATCGAATCGTCATTGCGAGGTACGAAGCAATCTCTACATAGGCAGGGCGGCTCTGAAGGTTCTCCCTGTATATTATAAAGATTGATTCGTCGTTCTCCTTATAATGACGTCTGCTTAAGTTTTTGATTATCAGTGCGTATATTTTTTCTTCGACAATCAGTGTTCATAATTTAAAGCATCGGCACGCTCAATCGCCGCGTGAAGGGCTGTTACTTTTGTCTTGACACAAAAGTAACCAAAAAGTCAAGACTGCCCGATCCTTCCGCCCGCAAGGCCAACACCTGGCCCGGCGTGCAGTCTGGCCTTTGCCCGCTTCTACCTCTGCACAAAAACCTAAGTGTTTCAAATGTCATCCCTGTTTTTGTTTCGGTTGACCGGATCGGTTACTCAGTATGATAGTTTTTGCGCACAAAAAAAAGGTTTCATGCTGAGCCTGTCGAAGCACGGTGCGGGGGCCTCCACAAGCGGCA
Proteins encoded in this window:
- a CDS encoding CTP synthase; protein product: MTKYIFVTGGVTSSLGKGIISASLAKLLQARGYRVTIQKFDPYINIDPGTLNPYEHGECYVTEDGAETDLDLGHYERFLNTPTSKANNITTGRIYQNVINREREGAFLGKTVQVVPHITDEIKRNIRILGETGDYDIVITEIGGTVGDIESLPFIEAVRQFRWEKGQHDSLVIHLTLVPFLAAAGELKTKPTQHSVKMLLEYGIQPDILVCRTEHHINMDIRKKLALFCNVNINAVIESIDASTIYDVPLLMLKEQLDKTVLSKLKLPSKQDPDLERWKIFLGKLKNPTAEIRIGLVGKYVELPDAYKSITESFIHAGAQNECKVRVECIHSEQLTPENAVEKLKGLHGVLVAPGFGQRGIEGKIEAIRYVRENNIPFFGICLGMQCAVVEFGRNVLGLKDAHSVEMNPETPYPVINMMEDQKKITAKGGTMRLGAYACDLRKNSKAAAIYGKQHISERHRHRYEFNNDYLKQYENAGLIPSGINPENNLVEIVELKNHPFFVGAQFHPELKSTVANPHPLFVNFVAAALAFARKN
- the kdsB gene encoding 3-deoxy-manno-octulosonate cytidylyltransferase, whose product is MKILGIIPARYASTRFPGKPLVDIGGKTMIQRVYEQAKKCATLSEVIVATDDERIFSHVQKFGGVAVMTSDTHQSGTDRCAEVAKQHPEYEVIINIQGDEPFIDPQQIDKVAGCFTETGTQLATLVKKVLTTEELYNFSSPKVILNKQWEAIYFSRSPLPHVRGREPQQWLYYYTYYKHIGIYGYKSDILQQVTLLPVSSLEKAESLEQLRWIENGYRIKVAETDLETYAIDTPEDLEKILKEIKLP